tccttcccatcttTGGTCAAGTGAGGAATCACAGAGGACCTGGGTGAGAGTCGGGCAGGAGCGGAGCCCGGGGCTCTGCCCCTTCTCTGGATCCCAGTGAGGTCCGGACCTGCCCTGAAGGTCAGCTCCGGTCAGCCTCTTGCCCTTAGTAGGGCAGCGTCCAGAGGGAGCACCGTGCACCCAGGAAGTGCCTGTAGGAGCCTCAGGACCCACCCTGCAGTCTCTACAGCTGGTACCAAGGGCAGGCTCTGATGTCATCCTGCAGCTGTGGGACAGGAGGTGACTCTCTGGGCTGGTCCCTCTAAGCCCAAGTGGACAGGGAAATGTCCTAGTGCCCAGCTCTTTGTTTGCCCCTGAACCTCCAGGGCCTCCAGGCACCATGTGCCAAGCCAGCCTCCTTCCTTTGACTTCACAGAGTCACAGAGACACGGGGTCGGAGGGAAGAGGACGTCCTTGTCTGGGGAAGGACATGGGTATTGGGAGCAGTAGGAAGGGCCTGAAActcagagctggggaggggagagggcttcTGGGAGAGAGGGACACTGAGCTAGGGCCAGGAGGGGAGCATGTGGCCCAgtgaagtggggaggggaagctGCGGGGTAGAGGGGGccagaggggcagggcaggggatggCTCAGGGCGCCTGGTCAGAGctccagctgtgtgtgtgtgtgtgtgtgtgtgtgtgtgtgtgtgtgtgtgtgtgtgcgcgcgcgtgcgtgtgttGGGGACTCCAGGGGtaagggagggtggagggtgcTGTGTCTATGGGGCATTTATGTGAGTGGGGACTATATATTGTGCGTGTATGGGGTGCTGTTTGCAAGGGGGTTTTGTAAGGTGAAGTCCTGAGGTTTGAGGACTGAATCGGGGCCTCTGTTGCCCCCAGAGGCCAGTGGGCAGGGGCTCCCAAGGCCATGTCTGCAGGACCACCTTGGCCAGGGGCCCAAGTAGCAGGCGCCCCCAGCAGGCGTGCACTCTGGTCACTCCACACCCCGTCCCCCAGGCACCCTGACCCTGGCGGGGATCAGCGTCTACATCCACTACTCGCACCTGGCCCTGGCGGAGACGGCCCGCCAGTACGGCCCCCGGCACGTGCAGGACGTCCGCATCAGCTTCGGCTGGTCTGTGGCCCTGGCCTGGGGCTCCTGCGCCTCGGAGGCACTCAGCGGCACCCTCCTGCTCACAGCGGCACGAGCCCTCGGCCTGAGCCAGCAGCCGGGCGCCCCCCACTCTGTGGTCGTCTGAGTCCCagaagggcgggggtggggggtcggGAGGGGCTCGGTTTCCCTTTGCACCTTCTGGAGTTTGGTGGCCAGAGCCCGGCCCTGGAGAGGCTGCGGGAGAAGGCTGCTGGGAGCCCGTTCTGAAGGCCTGGCTGGAGTCCTGGCTGGGCTGGGGCGGCAGGTCCTGGGGTCAGCAGGGTGCAGAGCCGAGAATTTAAGTTCCTCTTACTTGGCAAGGCCCCAGATGTCTGGGGCTCCCTTCGCCCGTTGTGCCTTTAGGAACTAAGTGATTTAGCCGCTCTCAGGTGAGAAAAGGGAGTCTGGGAAAGAGGAAGCAGACGGCTGTGGAATGGGTGGTGGTGGAGTTGGGTGGGGGTGCTGTGGGCTTCTGGGTGGTCAGTGGGTCCCCTCGCCTCTCAAGGGTGTGGCCTGGGCCCGCCCAGCCCCCATCCCTCCTGGTGTGTCACCACTGTCCCCCTTCCTTTCTGGGGACCTGAGCCAGGCGGAGAGGCTACCCCGATCCCAGGGAAGGGGCCgtgggagagagaagcaggtATCCAGTTACAACCCTGCGCGAGGCGCCCTGCAGAGCTCTGTGGTCGTCGGGGCTCTCAGGCTCCCTTCACAACAGTTAACCGTTCACCTAGTTTACAgaagggagactgaggcccaggtcACCCAGAACAGCGCCCTTGCAGTCTTGGGCTTTGCCCAGGCCTCTGTCTGTCCCCTCGCCCTGAGGGCAGGCGTTGGTGGGGAGGAGACTGAGGACTGGGGGCCCCTTGGATTTGCAGGTGCAGGGCAGCCCAGGCGGCTGGACGTGCCTCTGCCTGCCTTGTGTTCAGGCCCGGATCCTtgtcctggtgctgctgctgctgctccttctGAGGGGCCAGCGCTCCAGGACCCCCTCCTTGTCTGCAGCTCCCTGGGGAGTGTCTGTGATCAGCAGGGCCCTGTGGGCGCCAGAACTCGCAGGTGTGCAAGCCCTCCCGGGATGGGGGAGCCGTCCAGGGTGGAGAGTGAGGGACTTCTCAGCCAGGAGGGGTGGAGGCTGCCCAGCACGACCGAGGCCAGAGCCTGGACCTTTGACCAGAGGCCAAGCCAGGCCAAGTGCTGCTCTGAGGGCCAgacaggcaggaggtggggggctAGCCTGTGCCTGGCCATGGTGATCTGCAGGCTGGGGCTCCCCCGATGCTGGGTGGGACCGGAGCCCCTACTCTGATCTCAGGCTCAGGGCCTCCTGAGTCTGGGGTGTGTGTGGCCTCTCTTGCCTTggtctccccctcccccgcctccatTGCTTCAGAGGTTACAGGAAGCTCTGGTGGCATCAGGGGCTGGCCCCATTCTGGGGGGCCCACTGAGCGGCAAAGAGGTGGGGGGTTGAGTGGGGGCTTCCCTTCCTGCTCATGTTCTAGCATTTACCATTTCATGTGGCAACATTGTGCCAACTAGTCCTTAAATAAATCAGCTTGTTCTGCGTGCAGTATAAGCCCTTCCTCTCTTAATGATGTTCAGAACAGGTACCACACGCCCGTGGCTTAGGCGGTGCAGGGGAAGGAATCCTGTTACTGGCTGGGCCTGCGTATCCGTCTGTCCAGAGACACCTTCCGCAGACACAGCAAGCCCCTTCCTCCCAGGCCAGCGCAGGCAGGGAGGGCTCCTTGGCTCTCGTGTTGGGCCCGGGGCGGGCTTCGTGGGCAGGTCCTCTCGGCTTGGGAGGCTCCTTCTCACCTGACCTCTCCTCCGTCACACGGCGGCGCCTCCTGTGGGTGTGCTGGGGTTGGGACTCTGAGAGCTGAgcccggggcctctggctgcagGCAGGCGTAGGCTCCAGGCACAGGATGGGGAAACAGACACACATGGGTGGCCCTGGGGTCCCAGATCCCTGAGGGCTGGTGTTTGTGGGAGGCGGGGGCCTTGCCCGCCCTGCCTCCCGGCCCGTGCCAGCAGGGCTGCGTGGCTCTGCGAGGCCTCAGTCTGAGTAACCAAGGTCCACAGAGGGTGTTTCTGGTTTGCCCCAGCCCCTAACTGAGGTCTTGGCTGCAGCTTCCTGAGAAGCTCCAAGGACTCCCAGAACCGCCCAGCTAGCCTCTCCCCGATTCCTAGACCACAGAATCGATGAGAAACAATTGAAGATTACTGCTGTTTGGGGGTAATTGGTTGCAGAGCAATGGAAAACCAGCACAGGACGTGTCTGCAGggcggggcagggcaggaggCACGACAGAGGTTTAGAGTCGCTGGCTTGCTTTTGATTCTCTGTGTCATTATCACCTCCTCAAGCACAGGAGAGAGGTTCTGGGGCCTTGGGAGAGCCCCACATTTTGCATCTCCCGTAGTATAGACAGatgtagattcttttttttttttaagtttatttttattttctggggGAAGGTAAGgaagtttccttatttatttattaatagaggtactggggattgaacccagaacctcgtgtatgctaagcataaactctaccactgagctatactctcccccttctTTCTTGggtggctttttaaaatatattttgttcagGTCTTCTAGTTGACCTCAGCAGCGTGGTCCTAACCACCGAGTCTGCCTACATTACCCGAGGAGTTCCCAGAAAGGAGATCCAGTCCCAAATTATGTGCAATAAATACAGATCATTTTGTGGGCAAACATTGTATTGTTTAAAAAGGGACACATTAGGTGGTTGCAGGATAaggccccagccccccaccccgccacccaGCGCCAGTGTCCCTTTCTGATGTCCTCTCACGCTTCCTCCTGCGTGTCCCCGAGCACAAGATGCTTCTCCTGAGCCACATGCTGCCCTCTGGGCTGTGGAAGGGGCCGGCATGGGGTCCCGCCTGGCCCTGCGTGCTCGGGCCCCTGTCCTGGACACAGGGGCCCTTGGGGTTTGCTAGAAGAACAGGTGAGAGGCCTCACCCGCAGTGTCACGGGAAGTGAAGGGGACAGCGGAGACCAGCCGTTAACGGGGGTGTTgtttcactgcctcttctctgcccGCTCCCTGGGgacacccccactccccacctccacctccaccccagcccgGGTACAGACAGGGTCCGTCACCCTGTCCTCAGGGCCCCAGCTGCCTGAGTACAAACGCCCACTTCCTCAGCGCCAGTTCAGTGTCCTGCACTGAGACATCGCGGTGCCACACGGCGCGCACTGCCCGCTCGGTCCAGGGGAACAGCAGCACGCGCACCGCGTGGCCGGTCTGGGCCACCTCGTCGGCGCTCACGGCCTGCAGGCGCCGGCACAGCTCGTCGGGCGGCAGCCCGTCCACCCTCACCATCACCATGTTCGTTTCCACGGGGGCTTCCACGGAGCAGACGGGCGACGCCAGTTCCTGGAGCCCTAGGCCCAGATCTTGTGGTGAGTGGAGCCCAACCCCAAAACCCCACCACTGCCCCTACCACCCCAGCCTTGTCACCTCAGGAAAGGCAGGGGGCAGCCCAACTGTagtgggagggagaaagggcGCCTTAGTCCCAACATGGCCAGACCTGGCTCTGCTGGgtttcagctgtgtgaccttggacaaatcagttaaactctcagggcctcagtttcctcatctgtaaagtggggacatcatggggttgttgtgaggactcAATGGATATAAAGACCCAAGTTAGAGGCTACATTCTGCCAGATCCTTTAGACAATAAGAATTACTGACACCCACTGTGTGCTTACTGGTCCAGGCCCTGCACAGGATGCATCCGCTAAAGCACTCTGGTCCCCTGGATGCCACCCTTACTGGCTCAGAGGCTAACCTTCACCTTCTAGAGTTGGAAGGATGCACACCTGCTGGGGATTTGGGTCCTGCTACAGGGGACCCCCGCAGCACACCCCTGGGACcaaagggaagtggggagggtatcCGGCACCTTTGGCAAATCTCTGGGCATTCTGGTGGTCCCTCAGCAGCACCTCCTCAGTGTCAGCCAGTCCCACCAGGGCAGCCGCAGCCAGCACCCCCGCCTGGCGCATCCCCCCACCCAGGGCTTTCCGGAGGCGCCAGGCATCTTCAATGAAGTCCTTGGGTCCCCCAACCAGGGCCCCAACTGGTGCACCAAGGccctggaggaagagaggagagtcTTGTCTGCTGGCCAGTGGGTGTGCATAGCTGGTGGAGGGGGcaaggggacagggaggggcagACACTGTGGCCTCACCAGAGGAGGGGGCTAGAGGGGCCCAGGGTAAGCGGCCGCCAGCACAGGAGCTtggggacccccctccaccccccatgTTGGGGACAGCCCAGCAGCTTCCTTACCTTGGagaaacagagagacacagagtcaCAGTGCTCCACGATGCGAGCAGGGGGCACACGCAGAGCCACTGCGGCGTTCATCAGCCGGGCCCCGTCCAGGTGGACCCGGACCCCGTAGCTCCGGGCCAGCAGGTGCACCTGTGGGCAGGGTGCAGGCGGCAGTCAGAGGGCCAGGccggggggaggggtggagggaggtgggtcCCCACAAAGTCACTGGGCTTGACTCCTTGAGGAAGCACAGGGGGTCTGAATCGAGAGAGTGGGTTGGTGGCCAGCTTGGCCATCTGGAGCCTAAAAAATTACTCTGTGACCTGGGCCTGATGCCACCCTCTGTGAAAGGGGTTGGTAAGGGCTTCAGCTCACTTTTATGGTCCATCACTGTGGGCCAAATCTTACAGCGGTCCAAGCAACAAATGCCTCATCTTATCTCAGCAGCACTGCAGCCCCGTGAGAAGGATGCCCTCAGTCCTGCTGGACTAGGAATGGGTCTGGACAGTTAGTTAGCACACATGTTCTCACGCAGGAGAGCAACAGAGCTCAGCCCTCCCACCCTGGCGGAATGACCAAGCTAACCTGGTGCCACTTGGAGACTCCCCTTCCTAGGGGCAGTGGGTTCTGCTCTATGGAGGAAAGTTTGGGCACAGGAGGCTCTAAACTGGGGTAAGGATTCCCTTTGCATCTGCAGCCTCGGACCACACCTGTGCCCGCCACAGCAGTTTTGGTCACTGCTGGGCACCCACAGTGTGTATCAGAAGGACTAAGCCCCAGGAGAGGCGCGGGGGACAGGAAGCCAGCAGCTAGATGGTGGTGGGGCAGTGGTGGGGCCGGGCCTACCTGGCGGAGGTATTCGATGGGGAGGACCCGGCCCCCGGAGCTGCTGTGGGTGTTCTCCAGGCAAATGAGCTCACAGACCGGGTGGTAGGGGCTCCCAAGGCCCCGTGTGATCAGCCGCTCCAGCTCAGCCAGGTCCAGGGTGCCATGGGGCAGGTCTGGGAGTGGGTGGGAGTGCACCCCTGCGATCTGCAGGTGTGTGGGGGGCAGAGGATAAGGTCCAGAGCTCCAGAAGCACCTCCTACCTCTGTCCTGTCTGCTCCACCCCAGCTCTGGGCCATGGAGACTTCTCCCGGTGCTGTGGccaggggcacagacatcccagcTAAGGATGGGGAGGACAGAAGGCAACGTGTCTGCCCAAGAGGTTGCTGTCCCTCTGCCCTGAGCGCCCAGTGCTCTGGGTGCCCACTAGGTGGCAGCAGGGTGCTTAGCACAGCGGCACACTGGTGGCTGGCCATGCCCCCGCGTGGTCAATCTGAGTATggctctccttcctgcctcccctggagAGGCCACCATCTCAGCTGCTTCTCCTCTCTGCAGGTCCCAACTTGGTGCCTGGGAAGCAGGTTCCCATCACAAGTGCTGTGCATCCTGTGATGGTCCCAGGTGAGGGGTGCCGCCAGGTCCTTACCTGAGCCACCCCGCCCTGCTCATAGACGTGGAGGTGGCATTCCTGCCCGAGGAGGAGCTGGGAGCCCCGGCGCCGGCAGTGACACATCACTAAGGTAGACCGGGTGGGGGCAGTGTTGGCACTGAGTCCCATGGGGCCTGTCTGCCCTGACCCAGCTTAGCTGGGCTGACCCCCAGGGCCACAGCTAGCTCCCAAGTGCCTTATGCCAATTAGGAAACAGTGCCCCTTCAAGACACCTTCCTGCCATGTGCTGGAAAACCATCCCACTAACTCCACAAGGTTGGGATGATGCCCTGGTGGATCACTGGGCCCTGCACAGCCTGCACCCCCGTGCCCTACGGCCCACCTGCAGGGCATCTCCTTTATGGAGGGGCCAACCACAATGCTGCCTCTTGGGGGACAAGCAGCCCAGGGCACGGGCATTTGTTGGGCCCCAGCAGGGAACAGGGCACTGGCACTCTGGGAAACTGGAGTGTTTGATAAAGGGACAATTTACAAAGGTGTGGCAGCGCACACTGAAGTCACAAAGGTCAGTGCAGGAACCCTAggcaggaaggggtgggaggagggtgtggTCACAGGAACCTGGAGACTGGGCAGTGTAGACAGGCTGCCCGCCAGGCCCAGGGAGACCCTTGGAGGAGGGAGCTAGGGGAGGGGCGTAGGCTCCCCCACCTCACTCTCCCCTCCGTTCctctggggggttgggggggcctgGCTGAGCCCATCCAGATGGCTCAGGGCCCCACTGATGTTGGCCCAGCCCCTAGCACAAAAGGGAGAAGCATGGAGGGAGGGCCTGGAGGGCAAATGGAGGTCACCCCACGCTCACCAGAGATGAGGTTGGCCATGGTGTTTGTGGGCACAAACAGGGTCCGCTCCACCCCGAGCAGCTCCGCAGCCTTGGCCTGCAGCTctaaggtgggaagggatgaggGCAGGGGCTTCATCAATGGCACTTTCCAGGTGCTCTCCTTTGGGACCCCATGAGTCCCTGTCCCAATGAGGACACCTTGCCCAAGGCTGCAGTGAGCAGCTGAGCTTGTAAGTCGAGCCCTGGTCTGCCAGCAGCCACCTGTGGTCTTGGTGACCACGCATCTGGGTCCAGGGGCCCCTCAGTCAACcctctgtgccctgccccctcctgggccaTGTTCTCCCCAACATTGAAACTCTGTGGTTTGAACCCCCCCGTCCCACCCAGACCTCACACCTGTCTTACTTCCTTTCTCATCAGTCCCTTGCAGGTGGGGCCCTGCGGTTTCTCTGCTGACTTCCTCTCCCAGAACAGAAGGACAGGAACCCTCAGAAGGGGAGACTCTGAGGGGCTGGAGTGGGGTGGGGCTTCCGGCTCCTGCCTTAAAGTCTGCTGTGGCTCCCCTATGCCTGTGGCATCAAGTCCAAAGCCTTTGCCGTGACATTCAAGACTTGTGGGATCTGGCCTTTGCTTCCCTCTTCAGGGACAGAGGTGCCCTCCTATACCCTACACTCCAGCCACATTCCCTACCCATATCCTGAACACCTTTCTTACCTCTGTTCTGCTTCTGTGGGTCCCCTGCCCCCCTGCCCGGTGAACCAGCGCTCCCTTCCCTGcccagggttgggggtggagcACTTCATTCATCTTTTATGAGGTTCCCCCACAAAGTCCTTCTTTTCTGTGAGTCCCATGtctcccctcacccacccccagTCCCCAAGGCACTATCTGGATCCGTGTTAACCCCAGCACCTCCCTCACCCCTATGGGGGtgactgactttgcatcaggaaTGCCTGCAGAGCAGTGGGCCCAGCGTCTCTGAAGTTCCAGGCAACAATGGGTGTTGGCTGGATGCATGGTCATCCCCATCACCACCTGACACCCCCCCCTACCGGGCCCTTGGGGCTCAAGGGGTGACCCTGTGGCTTGCCCCTGGCACAGCTGACAGTAGTACACACCCCAGCAATAGCAATGGCTCTCTATGGCAGCAACTCTCAACCCAGGGTGGGGGTACTGGTCACCTTCTTGAAAACACTCCCTAGGCTTTTAGAACCCACTCCTAGGGAGGTGTAGCCTTTGTAGAATCCCCAGTTTTAGGTGGGTTTTCTGTTTGTCTTCATGTGGGAAGATGGTGGGTGCGGGACAACAGCTACGGGCTTCAGAGTGGGCAgccctgggttcagatcctgctTTGGTGTGGAGCCCTGCGCGCCTAGCTCAGCGTCTCGGAGCCCTCCTCTGCAAGATGAGACAACACCCGTCTCATCAGCAGCTTTAACGAGCACAGAAATCACCTGGTGATCCTGTTAATTTGCAGATTCTGGCTCAGCAGATCCGGTGTGGGAcccgagaatctgcatttctaacaggttcATGAGTGATGGGTCAGACTGAGCAGCGAGGACGCCTAGTCCCCAGCTGAGCCGCCACCCCTGAGTCCCGGGCCACCTCTCCCGCCAGCACCACGGACAGCGCTTTGGGGTCGCCCCGGGACCCCCAGCCCCGGCCTGCAAGCCGGGCTCACCGCGGACGGTGGGGTCCTCGCCGTAGTCGTCGTCCCCCACGACCGCCTCGGCCATGGCGTGCCTCATGGCCGGCCCGGGCTTGGTAACCGTGTCGCTGCGCAGGTCCACCACGTGCGTCAGGACCCCAGCCAGGCTCCCAGAACCCCGCGCCCAGAGGGCCCCGTGCCCCTGGGCCGCGGCCCGGGCCAGTCCGCGGAGCATGGCGTGGGCAGCGCCCAGCCCCTCGCCCTGACCGTCCCGGGAGAGAGCGGCCGACTGCGGCGGGATCGACGTGGCAGGACTTTCCAAATTTTGGCCGAGGCTGACCTGGGCTGGCGGGGTGAAGGGTGGGTGTGCCGTGGCATGCTGGGAGTTGTAGTTCAGCCTCCGTCGCGGCGGGCATCACGCGAACCTCGGCAGGAGGGCCCCGCGGCATGCTGGGAGTTGTAGTTCAGCCTTCGTCGCGGCGTGAGACGCGCAAACCCGAGATGTGGGCGAGCAAGTGTTACCCACGAAGAAACAGAGACCAGGCAAGTTTTTATAAAGCACGTGCCTCTTCTGCGTGCCCGGCACTGTCCTAGGCACTTCACAAGCGTTAACGCAGTTAAACCTCCCAACAGCTCTTAGGAAACAAGTACTATGACCATCCAAtttccagatggggaaacagacgCACAGAGTCAGTGACAGTGCCTAAGGTCACTTGGCGAGAAGGTGGCCACTATGTTACGTTGCCTCTTAAAAGTAGCTTCCCATCATCTACTTTTTTCAGTAtggatttactgagcacctattggTGACTAGGCATCATCTAGCTGCCGGGCAGAGGGACACAAAGGTGGCAGCAAAGGTGGTGCAACAGGTCTAAGAGTCCAACTTCTAGGGGCATAAATGGAGGCGGAATGAGAGGTGTGCACGGAGAGCCCCCTTCCTCCATATCTGGGGCCCTTGAGGGGCGGGCTGCTTGCAGCGAGGGCCAGTGCTTTGTAGCAGTGAAGGGCTCCAACTAATTCAAGTCCCCATTTACCAGGTATATGACTTTGGacaagcctcagtctccttaaaTGCAAAATGGGCTGTTTTGAGGATTTGAAGACAAGGTTTTTCAGCTCATAGTAAGTGTTCCATATGAGTGTTCTCTCTCTTACTGCTGCTGCTCTGTCGTGGTTCTTGGTCACAGCCCAGGGCCCCAGGGTTTGGTGCTGCAGCTGTGGGGTGCAGCCTGACAGCCTAGACTGGGCCTCCAGCAGGGTGACCTTCCCTCACTCAGGAAGGACAGGCCTGCCTCCCTCTGGGTGCCCAGCCTTGCTCGGTGGCTCCCATTCCTGGAGTGTGAGCCACAGCTGTCTCCCCCACAGGAGGAGGTGGGCCCTGAGTCCACAGTCCCTGATCAGGGCACCCCTCAGTGAAGAGGGTTCTCACCCTTCACTCGACATTGGTGTCCATCGGAGCTCTGCCTGCTCCAGGTCGGGTCTGCGGTGAAGGCAAGCAAGAGCAGCCCACTCTTGAAGTcaggtcctcaggg
This portion of the Vicugna pacos chromosome 16, VicPac4, whole genome shotgun sequence genome encodes:
- the LOC102536550 gene encoding uncharacterized protein, with product MLRGLARAAAQGHGALWARGSGSLAGVLTHVVDLRSDTVTKPGPAMRHAMAEAVVGDDDYGEDPTVRELQAKAAELLGVERTLFVPTNTMANLISVMCHCRRRGSQLLLGQECHLHVYEQGGVAQIAGVHSHPLPDLPHGTLDLAELERLITRGLGSPYHPVCELICLENTHSSSGGRVLPIEYLRQVHLLARSYGVRVHLDGARLMNAAVALRVPPARIVEHCDSVSLCFSKGLGAPVGALVGGPKDFIEDAWRLRKALGGGMRQAGVLAAAALVGLADTEEVLLRDHQNAQRFAKGLQELASPVCSVEAPVETNMVMVRVDGLPPDELCRRLQAVSADEVAQTGHAVRVLLFPWTERAVRAVWHRDVSVQDTELALRKWAFVLRQLGP